A genomic region of Pseudomonas frederiksbergensis contains the following coding sequences:
- a CDS encoding tRNA-(ms[2]io[6]A)-hydroxylase — MILPEIHQFLGCRTPDGWVQAALADQETLLIDHKNCEFKAASTALSLIAKYHSHVDLINLMSRLAREELVHHEQVMRLMKKRKIELRQLSAGRYASGLRKVVRSHEPVKLVDTLVVGAFIEARSCERFEALVPHLDEELGKFYFGLLKSEARHFQGYLKLAYQYGDAKDIAQVIDKVRAAEQELIESPDVEFRFHSGVPAASQ, encoded by the coding sequence ATGATCCTTCCTGAAATTCACCAGTTCCTTGGCTGCCGCACGCCCGATGGCTGGGTTCAGGCCGCATTGGCCGACCAGGAAACCCTGCTGATCGACCACAAGAACTGCGAGTTCAAGGCCGCCAGTACCGCGCTCAGCCTGATCGCCAAGTACCACTCGCATGTCGACCTGATCAATTTGATGTCACGCCTGGCCCGGGAAGAACTGGTGCATCACGAGCAAGTCATGCGCCTGATGAAAAAGCGCAAGATCGAACTGCGCCAGCTGTCCGCCGGTCGTTACGCCTCGGGGTTGCGCAAAGTGGTGCGCAGCCACGAGCCGGTAAAACTGGTCGACACGCTGGTGGTCGGGGCGTTTATCGAGGCGCGCAGCTGTGAACGTTTCGAAGCATTGGTGCCCCACCTCGATGAAGAACTGGGCAAGTTCTACTTCGGCCTGCTGAAAAGCGAGGCGCGGCATTTCCAGGGGTATCTGAAACTGGCCTACCAGTACGGCGACGCCAAGGACATTGCACAGGTGATCGACAAGGTTCGCGCTGCCGAGCAGGAACTGATCGAGTCCCCGGACGTCGAGTTCCGCTTCCACAGTGGCGTGCCTGCGGCAAGTCAGTGA
- the glgB gene encoding 1,4-alpha-glucan branching protein GlgB translates to MMERGHVKEALLPAARDIEALVRAEHQDPFAILGPHADGAGGQFIRAYLPEALSVQVIARDSGEELGSLNATEVPGLFVAHFDRAQAYLLRTRWAGGEQTAEDPYSFGPLLGEMDLYLFAEGNHRDLSACLGAQLKNVEGVDGVRFAVWAPNARRVSVVGDFNVWDGRRHPMRLRHPSGVWELFVPRLQAGEAYKYEILGAQGILPLKADPMALATQLPPDTASKVASPLRIDWQDQDWMQSRGERHRPSAPLSIYELHAGSWQCEVDDVGEVARQYNWGELAEHLIPYVQKLGFTHIELMPIMEHPFGGSWGYQPLSQFAPSARYGSPDDFAAFVNTCHLADIGVILDWVPAHFPTDTHGLAQFDGTALYEYGNPLEGFHQDWDTLIYNLGRTEVHGFMLASALHWLKHFHIDGLRVDAVASMLYRDYSRKAGEWVPNRHGGRENLEAIDFVRHLNEVIDLEAPGALVIAEESTAWPGVSQDTQQGGLGFDYKWNMGWMHDSLHYIQQDPVYRAHHHNELSFGLVYAWSERFILPISHDEVVHGKHSLIDKMPGDRWQKFANLRAYLSFMWAHPGKKLLFMGCEFGQWREWNHDQQLDWYLLQYPEHRGVQKLVTDLNQLYREEPALHDQDDVPQGFQWLIGDDAINSVYAWLRWSKEGRPVLVVANFTPVPRPAYRIGVPVAGRWNEVINSDAGIYAGSNYGNGGGVFTEEEGSHGQDLSLVLNLPPLAVLMLRPQG, encoded by the coding sequence ATGATGGAGCGGGGACATGTGAAAGAAGCGTTGCTGCCGGCAGCGCGAGACATCGAGGCATTGGTGCGTGCCGAGCATCAGGATCCGTTCGCGATACTCGGACCCCACGCAGACGGGGCGGGCGGTCAATTCATTCGTGCCTACCTGCCTGAGGCCTTGAGCGTGCAGGTGATCGCCCGTGACTCCGGCGAAGAACTCGGTAGCTTGAACGCCACCGAAGTGCCGGGGTTGTTCGTCGCGCATTTCGACCGGGCCCAGGCTTACCTGTTGCGCACCCGTTGGGCCGGTGGTGAGCAAACCGCAGAGGATCCTTACAGCTTTGGCCCGTTGTTGGGCGAGATGGATCTGTACCTGTTCGCCGAGGGCAATCACCGGGATCTCAGCGCGTGTCTGGGGGCGCAGTTGAAGAACGTCGAGGGCGTCGACGGCGTGCGTTTTGCGGTGTGGGCGCCGAATGCCCGACGGGTCTCGGTGGTCGGTGATTTCAACGTCTGGGACGGTCGCCGTCACCCGATGCGCTTGCGTCATCCGTCGGGCGTGTGGGAGCTGTTTGTTCCGCGCTTGCAGGCAGGCGAGGCGTACAAGTATGAAATTCTCGGTGCTCAAGGCATTTTGCCGCTCAAGGCTGATCCCATGGCGCTTGCAACGCAGTTGCCGCCGGACACCGCCTCGAAAGTCGCCTCACCGCTGCGCATCGATTGGCAGGACCAGGACTGGATGCAATCGCGTGGTGAGCGCCACCGCCCGAGCGCGCCGCTGTCGATCTACGAGTTGCATGCCGGCTCCTGGCAGTGTGAGGTGGACGACGTCGGTGAAGTAGCACGCCAGTACAACTGGGGCGAGTTGGCCGAGCATCTGATTCCTTATGTGCAGAAACTCGGCTTCACCCACATCGAGTTGATGCCGATCATGGAGCATCCGTTTGGCGGGTCCTGGGGTTATCAGCCGTTATCGCAATTCGCCCCGAGTGCCCGTTACGGCTCGCCCGATGACTTTGCCGCGTTCGTCAACACCTGCCATCTGGCCGACATCGGGGTGATCCTCGATTGGGTGCCGGCGCATTTCCCCACCGACACCCACGGCCTGGCGCAGTTCGACGGCACCGCGCTGTACGAGTACGGCAACCCGCTGGAAGGTTTTCACCAGGACTGGGACACGCTGATCTACAACCTTGGACGCACCGAAGTGCATGGCTTCATGCTGGCGTCAGCCTTGCACTGGCTGAAACATTTTCACATTGATGGGCTGCGGGTCGATGCGGTAGCGTCCATGTTGTATCGCGACTATTCCCGCAAGGCTGGCGAGTGGGTACCCAATCGCCATGGCGGTCGGGAGAACCTTGAAGCCATCGATTTTGTCCGCCACCTCAACGAGGTGATCGACCTCGAAGCCCCCGGTGCCTTGGTGATTGCCGAGGAGTCCACGGCCTGGCCGGGTGTCAGCCAAGACACGCAGCAGGGCGGGTTAGGGTTTGACTACAAATGGAACATGGGCTGGATGCACGATTCGCTGCATTACATTCAGCAGGACCCGGTCTACCGCGCCCATCACCACAACGAGCTGAGCTTTGGCCTGGTTTACGCCTGGTCCGAACGCTTCATTCTGCCGATTTCCCACGACGAAGTGGTACACGGCAAGCATTCGCTGATCGACAAGATGCCCGGCGATCGCTGGCAGAAGTTCGCCAACTTGCGCGCTTACCTGAGCTTCATGTGGGCTCATCCGGGCAAAAAACTGCTGTTCATGGGCTGTGAGTTCGGCCAGTGGCGCGAATGGAATCACGATCAGCAGCTCGATTGGTACTTGCTGCAATACCCGGAACACCGCGGCGTGCAAAAGCTGGTGACAGACCTCAACCAGCTCTACCGCGAAGAGCCGGCACTGCACGATCAGGATGACGTGCCACAGGGCTTCCAATGGCTGATCGGTGATGACGCGATCAACAGCGTCTACGCGTGGCTGCGCTGGAGCAAGGAAGGACGGCCGGTGTTGGTGGTGGCAAACTTCACGCCGGTGCCGCGTCCGGCCTATCGGATTGGCGTGCCAGTCGCCGGGCGCTGGAATGAAGTGATCAACAGCGACGCGGGCATCTACGCCGGCTCCAACTATGGCAACGGCGGCGGTGTGTTTACCGAAGAGGAGGGCAGCCACGGCCAGGACTTGTCGCTGGTACTGAATCTGCCGCCGTTGGCGGTGTTGATGTTGCGGCCGCAGGGTTGA
- the treS gene encoding maltose alpha-D-glucosyltransferase: MAKKPRSATFSNDPLWYKDAVIYQVHVKSYFDSNNDGIGDFPGLIAKLDYIADLGVNTIWLLPFYPSPRRDDGYDIAEYRGVHSDYGTLADAKRFIAEAHQRGLRVITELVINHTSDQHPWFQRARKAKPGSAARDFYVWSDDDQKYDGTRIIFLDTEKSNWTWDPVAGQYFWHRFYSHQPDLNFDNPQVMKALLSVMRYWLDMGIDGLRLDAIPYLIERDGTHNENLPETHEVLKRIRAEIDAHYPDRMLLAEANQWPEDTQLYFGDAHGDDGDECHMAFHFPLMPRMYMALAQEDRFPITDILRQTPEIPANCQWAIFLRNHDELTLEMVTDKERDYLWNYYAADRRARINLGIRRRLAPLMERDRRRVELLNSLLLSMPGTPTLYYGDEIGMGDNIYLGDRDGVRTPMQWSIDRNGGFSRADPASLVLPPIMDPLYGYLSVNVETQAGDPHSLLNWTRRMLAIRKQSKAFGRGTLKMLSPSNRRILAYTREYTGDDGKHEIILCVANVSRSAQAAELDLSAFAGMVPVEMLGGNAFPPIGQLNFLLTLAPYGFYWFVLAAENQMPSWHVEPAQSLPDFTTLVLKKRMEELLEAPSRTLLEQSALPSWLHNRRWFAGKDSRIETVHIAYGVRFGDPQHPVLFSEIEVVSDGQTSRYQLPFGFLAEDQVGAALPQQLALARVRRGRQVGLVTDAFSLDSFIRAVLQAMQAQAVLATRDGEIRFEPTAALATLGLGTDPDVRYLTAEQSNSSVVIGGSLVLKLIRKVASGVHPELEMSTYLTAAGFEHISPLLGSVIRRDGQGEDNLLMIAQGYLSNQGDAWEWTQNNLERAIRDELAQAMSEQEQCYNALAELKDFAGMLGQRLGEMHQLLAAPSDNPAFGSRVTTHQDQQVLAKAIAAQLEHALQLLEQHQSGLSPGDQVLVVRLLEEKKTILTHIQDLATKAVGGLQMRVHGDLHLGQVLVIKGDAYLIDFEGEPARPLHERRGKHSPYKDVSGVLRSFDYAAAMALSGQGVDGSAQVLAARQRVTERYLREATVAFVQAYRQATASLAHAWQDPAAEDDALALFSLEKAAYEVVYEAENRPAWLPVPLHGLYGLLSGLKPFSYSGGKQL; this comes from the coding sequence ATGGCGAAGAAACCCAGGTCAGCCACCTTCAGCAATGACCCGCTCTGGTACAAGGATGCGGTGATTTATCAGGTTCACGTAAAGTCTTATTTCGACTCCAACAACGACGGAATTGGCGACTTTCCCGGTTTGATCGCCAAGCTCGACTACATCGCCGATCTGGGGGTCAACACCATTTGGCTGCTGCCGTTCTACCCCTCGCCACGCCGCGATGATGGCTACGACATTGCCGAATACCGTGGTGTGCACAGCGATTACGGGACCCTGGCCGACGCCAAGCGTTTTATTGCCGAGGCCCATCAGCGCGGTTTGCGGGTGATCACCGAGTTGGTCATCAACCACACCTCAGACCAACATCCCTGGTTTCAGCGGGCGCGCAAGGCCAAGCCAGGTTCGGCGGCGCGGGATTTTTATGTCTGGTCCGATGACGATCAAAAGTATGACGGCACGCGGATCATTTTTCTCGACACCGAGAAGTCCAACTGGACCTGGGACCCGGTGGCGGGCCAGTACTTCTGGCACCGTTTTTATTCGCACCAGCCCGATCTGAACTTCGACAACCCGCAGGTCATGAAAGCGCTGCTCTCGGTCATGCGCTACTGGCTGGACATGGGTATCGACGGCCTGCGCCTGGATGCGATTCCTTACCTGATCGAGCGCGACGGCACCCACAACGAGAACCTGCCCGAGACCCATGAGGTGCTCAAGCGGATTCGCGCCGAGATCGACGCCCATTACCCGGACCGCATGCTGCTGGCCGAGGCCAATCAATGGCCGGAAGACACTCAGTTGTATTTCGGTGATGCACATGGCGACGACGGCGACGAATGCCACATGGCCTTTCACTTTCCGCTGATGCCGCGCATGTACATGGCGCTGGCCCAGGAAGACCGCTTTCCGATCACCGATATCCTGCGCCAGACGCCGGAGATTCCGGCCAACTGCCAATGGGCGATTTTCCTGCGCAACCACGATGAGCTGACCCTGGAGATGGTCACCGACAAGGAGCGCGATTACCTGTGGAACTACTACGCGGCTGACCGTCGCGCACGGATCAACCTCGGGATTCGCCGACGTCTGGCACCGCTGATGGAGCGTGATCGGCGCCGCGTCGAATTGCTCAACAGCCTGCTGCTGTCGATGCCGGGGACGCCGACTCTGTATTACGGCGACGAAATCGGCATGGGTGACAATATCTACCTCGGCGACCGCGATGGGGTGCGCACGCCGATGCAGTGGTCGATCGACCGTAATGGCGGGTTCTCCCGTGCCGACCCGGCGAGTCTGGTGCTGCCGCCGATCATGGACCCGCTCTACGGTTACCTGTCGGTGAACGTCGAAACCCAGGCTGGCGATCCGCATTCATTGCTGAACTGGACCCGGCGCATGTTGGCGATCCGCAAACAGTCCAAGGCGTTCGGTCGGGGCACGTTGAAAATGCTCTCGCCAAGTAACCGGCGGATTCTCGCCTATACACGGGAGTACACCGGTGATGACGGCAAGCACGAAATCATTCTTTGCGTGGCCAACGTGTCGCGCAGTGCCCAGGCGGCCGAGCTGGACCTTTCGGCCTTCGCTGGCATGGTTCCCGTGGAAATGCTCGGCGGTAACGCTTTCCCGCCGATTGGCCAGCTCAACTTTCTGCTGACCCTGGCGCCGTACGGTTTTTATTGGTTTGTGCTGGCGGCGGAAAACCAGATGCCGAGCTGGCACGTCGAGCCTGCGCAAAGCTTGCCGGACTTCACCACCCTGGTACTAAAAAAGCGCATGGAAGAGCTGCTTGAAGCACCGTCGCGCACCCTTCTGGAGCAAAGTGCATTGCCGAGCTGGTTGCACAATCGACGTTGGTTCGCCGGCAAGGACTCCCGTATCGAAACAGTGCACATCGCTTACGGTGTGCGTTTTGGTGATCCGCAGCATCCGGTGCTGTTCAGCGAAATCGAGGTTGTCAGCGACGGTCAGACCAGTCGTTACCAGCTGCCGTTCGGATTTCTGGCCGAAGACCAGGTGGGCGCCGCATTGCCACAGCAGTTGGCCTTGGCACGGGTGCGGCGCGGGCGGCAGGTGGGGTTGGTGACGGATGCTTTCAGCCTCGACAGCTTCATTCGTGCGGTATTGCAGGCAATGCAGGCGCAGGCGGTGCTGGCCACCCGCGATGGCGAGATTCGTTTCGAGCCCACCGCCGCTCTGGCGACACTCGGTCTGGGCACTGACCCCGATGTGCGCTACCTGACGGCCGAGCAATCCAACAGCTCCGTGGTGATTGGCGGCAGCCTGGTACTCAAGCTGATCCGCAAAGTGGCCAGCGGCGTACACCCGGAACTGGAGATGAGCACGTATTTGACCGCTGCCGGGTTCGAGCACATTTCACCGTTGCTCGGCTCGGTGATTCGCCGAGATGGGCAAGGTGAAGACAATCTGTTGATGATCGCCCAAGGGTATCTGAGCAATCAGGGCGATGCCTGGGAATGGACCCAGAACAACCTTGAGCGGGCAATTCGCGATGAGCTGGCGCAGGCAATGTCCGAACAGGAACAGTGCTACAACGCGCTCGCTGAATTGAAAGATTTCGCGGGCATGCTCGGTCAACGCCTTGGGGAAATGCATCAGCTATTGGCGGCGCCCAGTGACAACCCGGCGTTTGGCTCGCGGGTCACCACGCACCAGGATCAGCAGGTGTTGGCGAAAGCGATTGCTGCGCAGTTGGAGCATGCCTTGCAGTTGCTTGAACAGCATCAGAGCGGGTTGAGCCCGGGGGATCAGGTGCTGGTGGTGCGTTTGCTGGAAGAGAAAAAAACCATCCTCACGCACATTCAGGACTTGGCGACAAAAGCCGTGGGCGGTTTGCAGATGCGGGTTCACGGTGATTTGCACCTGGGCCAGGTGCTGGTGATCAAGGGCGATGCGTACCTGATCGATTTCGAAGGTGAACCGGCTCGACCGTTGCATGAGCGAAGGGGCAAACACAGTCCGTACAAGGATGTAAGCGGCGTGCTGCGCTCATTCGATTACGCGGCGGCAATGGCGCTGAGCGGGCAGGGGGTCGATGGCTCCGCGCAGGTGCTGGCGGCACGTCAGCGAGTGACGGAACGGTATTTGCGTGAGGCTACGGTAGCGTTTGTTCAGGCGTATCGGCAGGCAACAGCTAGTCTTGCTCATGCATGGCAGGATCCTGCGGCCGAAGACGACGCACTGGCGTTGTTCAGTCTGGAGAAGGCGGCCTATGAAGTGGTGTATGAAGCCGAAAATCGTCCCGCCTGGTTGCCCGTGCCATTGCACGGTTTGTATGGGTTGTTGAGTGGACTCAAACCCTTTTCCTATAGCGGTGGAAAGCAGTTATGA
- a CDS encoding DUF2946 family protein, which produces MRQLAMCLAMLAALLPSAMLWLPAAHGQPMEMGEHCNMAGHVQAPATGNPTAPDQYHECHCLLCVVHAVDIGLPPSIVQWQHSGHTDIALAQAAYKPYVSAVWLISEPRGPPVLS; this is translated from the coding sequence TTGCGTCAGCTTGCCATGTGCCTGGCCATGCTTGCAGCGTTGCTGCCGAGCGCGATGCTGTGGCTGCCTGCTGCACATGGGCAGCCGATGGAGATGGGCGAACACTGCAACATGGCCGGACACGTTCAGGCCCCAGCTACCGGCAACCCCACTGCGCCGGACCAGTATCACGAATGCCACTGCCTGTTGTGCGTCGTGCATGCGGTAGACATCGGTTTACCGCCCAGCATCGTTCAATGGCAGCACTCCGGCCACACAGACATAGCCCTTGCCCAAGCGGCCTATAAACCGTACGTCAGCGCCGTCTGGCTGATCTCGGAGCCACGCGGCCCGCCTGTTCTTTCCTGA
- a CDS encoding TlpA disulfide reductase family protein — protein sequence MFALCCSLVCLPAWAIDVGEHAPNLTAKTLNGETFDLQKQAGQVVIVNFWASWCEPCREEMPAMETYYQQHKGEGLKIIAISMDEPEDDQMVQKVMAHYSYPAAFQRDADFKGFGRIWRMPMTYIIDRQGVVRKDGSVGDPKINLPLLDKLVTPLLTAH from the coding sequence TTGTTCGCGCTCTGTTGCAGCCTGGTTTGTCTGCCCGCATGGGCGATTGATGTAGGCGAGCATGCTCCGAACCTGACGGCAAAAACGCTGAATGGCGAAACGTTTGATTTACAGAAACAGGCTGGCCAGGTGGTGATTGTGAATTTCTGGGCGTCCTGGTGCGAGCCGTGTCGCGAAGAAATGCCGGCCATGGAGACCTATTACCAGCAGCACAAAGGCGAAGGGCTAAAGATTATTGCGATCAGCATGGATGAGCCAGAGGATGATCAGATGGTGCAGAAGGTCATGGCCCATTACAGCTATCCTGCGGCGTTCCAGCGTGATGCTGACTTCAAAGGATTTGGCCGAATCTGGCGCATGCCGATGACCTACATCATCGATAGGCAAGGTGTGGTGCGTAAGGACGGCAGCGTGGGAGACCCGAAAATCAATCTGCCTTTGCTGGATAAACTCGTGACGCCATTACTGACAGCGCATTGA
- a CDS encoding Spy/CpxP family protein refolding chaperone has translation MTAAHTDISHAAVVNSTTQSGYKDMKSFVLKAAVRAALMLAFLTTSVSAQTTASSPAAPSQTAATLAKKHMDVVEKRISELHAKLKITDKQSAQWDAYAQTIRDNAHNADTAFVERAGKLSSLNADDAMVSYAKLAQLHADNMQKLATTFSALYGRFSDDQKKHADTLYRNEEEKREDRQESAKKSH, from the coding sequence TTGACCGCCGCTCACACCGATATATCCCATGCGGCGGTCGTCAATTCGACAACTCAATCCGGATATAAAGACATGAAAAGCTTCGTACTTAAAGCGGCTGTGCGGGCAGCGTTGATGCTGGCATTCCTCACCACTTCTGTCTCGGCACAGACGACAGCGAGCAGTCCTGCCGCACCGTCACAGACGGCTGCCACTCTCGCTAAAAAGCACATGGACGTTGTAGAGAAGAGGATCAGTGAACTGCACGCCAAGCTGAAAATCACCGACAAGCAGTCAGCACAATGGGATGCCTATGCGCAAACCATACGCGACAACGCGCATAACGCCGATACAGCCTTTGTGGAACGTGCAGGGAAGCTCTCATCGTTGAATGCCGATGACGCGATGGTGTCCTATGCCAAATTGGCCCAATTGCACGCAGACAATATGCAGAAGCTTGCAACGACGTTTAGCGCCCTGTACGGCAGGTTTTCCGACGATCAGAAAAAACATGCCGACACGCTGTACCGCAATGAAGAGGAGAAACGGGAGGACCGGCAGGAGTCAGCGAAAAAATCTCATTGA
- the bcsF gene encoding cellulose biosynthesis protein BcsF has product MSYSELIQVIGLSSLLTLALIVVLIRFGRHFLSVVQGLLPPRYLKSRGVRRRAPVQGEPHEPV; this is encoded by the coding sequence ATGAGTTATTCCGAGCTGATCCAGGTGATTGGCCTCAGCAGCCTGCTGACCCTGGCACTGATCGTGGTACTGATCAGGTTTGGTCGCCATTTTCTGTCCGTTGTGCAGGGCCTCTTGCCCCCGCGTTACCTGAAATCCCGTGGCGTGCGTCGTCGCGCCCCTGTCCAGGGGGAGCCCCATGAGCCGGTATGA
- the bcsE gene encoding cellulose biosynthesis protein BcsE, with translation MSQVTLGIRHLRDEQILLRDGGLYWVAVDRVSDSAALAVQCLAAMPVNARAMLVCCEHSSQDLAEKLAADTGPGQLKLFDIKKADIGLTLKSLVGELTRAAPVAGTTIVLMLPDSAWQSDVAPELRHCCLSLRQWLDGRQCTLLVISHGQTHQLHERLLRLNDTISGLAQLYRRDGGIRYQLHYWHSERGVCSGQEFELDLQENGFALSVNEQANVQLTHTDDQRIYLTQRSVLEGSPPLSDQWRLFENREDLLQQASHARAASIIVAIDSNLQVEELARQIHALRERCGIALKIIVREMEPCLRYRDERLLVSCGANITVPYGTTLAHFFSIIDSAQGQTWRRSRTTDFQSLFERLRPPAERGLLTPREFISMVERVYNGASGEISHQLLRLIPRGGLEIEQYLNQIGLRRFGDVACVVDGAFYLFLFACRADGLEPALGNICRLAWRDLFSDFEILPGVEALPREDFLTAPLLPPTFVLAEERTAGSSAEAAGRAAYSPQCTTLPITDPCS, from the coding sequence TTGAGTCAGGTCACCTTAGGTATCCGCCACCTGCGTGATGAGCAGATCTTGTTGCGCGACGGCGGGCTTTATTGGGTGGCAGTGGATCGGGTGAGCGATTCTGCCGCGCTGGCGGTCCAGTGCCTGGCAGCGATGCCGGTCAATGCACGAGCAATGTTGGTGTGCTGCGAGCATTCAAGTCAGGACCTTGCCGAGAAGCTGGCGGCAGATACCGGTCCTGGTCAGCTGAAGCTGTTCGACATCAAAAAAGCCGACATCGGCCTGACTCTCAAATCGCTGGTCGGCGAACTGACCCGTGCTGCTCCGGTTGCCGGCACGACCATTGTGCTGATGCTGCCGGACAGCGCATGGCAGAGCGACGTCGCGCCAGAGTTGCGGCATTGCTGCCTGTCCCTGAGGCAATGGCTGGACGGACGCCAATGCACCCTGTTGGTGATCAGCCATGGGCAGACGCATCAACTGCATGAGCGCTTGTTGCGGCTCAACGATACGATCTCCGGGCTCGCTCAACTCTATCGCCGTGATGGTGGTATTCGTTATCAATTGCACTACTGGCACAGCGAACGGGGCGTATGCAGCGGGCAAGAGTTCGAGCTCGATTTGCAGGAGAACGGTTTTGCGCTATCGGTCAATGAGCAGGCCAATGTGCAACTGACCCATACCGATGACCAGCGAATCTACCTGACCCAGCGTTCGGTGCTTGAAGGCTCGCCGCCGTTGTCGGATCAGTGGAGGCTGTTCGAGAACCGCGAGGATTTGCTCCAGCAAGCCAGCCACGCTCGTGCGGCCAGCATCATCGTGGCCATCGACAGCAACCTGCAGGTCGAAGAGTTGGCCCGTCAGATTCACGCCCTGCGCGAGCGCTGCGGCATCGCGCTGAAGATCATCGTACGCGAGATGGAGCCCTGCCTGCGTTATCGGGACGAGCGTTTGCTGGTGTCCTGCGGTGCCAACATCACCGTGCCCTATGGGACGACGCTGGCGCACTTCTTCAGCATCATCGACAGTGCCCAGGGCCAGACCTGGCGCCGGAGCCGCACCACCGACTTCCAATCGCTATTCGAACGTCTGCGGCCGCCCGCCGAGCGCGGTCTGTTAACGCCCCGGGAATTCATCAGCATGGTGGAGCGCGTCTATAATGGCGCCTCTGGCGAAATCAGCCATCAACTGCTCCGACTGATACCGCGCGGTGGCCTGGAAATCGAGCAGTACCTGAATCAAATCGGCTTGCGTCGTTTCGGTGACGTTGCCTGTGTGGTCGACGGTGCCTTTTATCTGTTCCTGTTTGCCTGTCGCGCGGACGGGCTGGAACCCGCCTTGGGGAATATCTGCCGGCTGGCCTGGCGTGATCTCTTCAGCGATTTCGAGATTCTCCCCGGCGTTGAAGCGTTGCCGCGCGAGGACTTCCTCACGGCGCCCTTGCTGCCTCCCACGTTCGTTCTGGCAGAAGAACGAACGGCCGGTAGCTCCGCCGAAGCCGCCGGGCGTGCTGCCTATTCGCCTCAATGCACCACACTACCCATTACGGACCCCTGTTCATGA
- a CDS encoding BON domain-containing protein, with translation MKTHSFQHYSHNLGMAVHDAWITTRVRSALAFSEPTLGMHVNVKTHAGTVALSGRVNTHKECERVVELARSVNGVNEIDAKDLLTHVFTPGHLPEAPNAEESTEYRPQSSAKKMDDQ, from the coding sequence ATGAAAACTCACTCCTTCCAGCATTACTCTCATAATCTGGGAATGGCCGTTCACGACGCGTGGATTACTACCCGGGTGAGGTCGGCCCTGGCATTTTCAGAACCGACGCTCGGCATGCATGTCAATGTCAAAACCCATGCAGGTACGGTGGCGTTGAGCGGCCGCGTTAACACCCATAAAGAATGCGAACGGGTGGTAGAGCTCGCCCGTTCGGTGAATGGCGTCAACGAAATCGATGCCAAAGACTTGCTGACTCATGTGTTCACTCCAGGGCATCTCCCCGAAGCGCCCAACGCTGAAGAGAGCACCGAGTATCGGCCTCAATCGTCGGCAAAAAAGATGGATGACCAATGA
- a CDS encoding universal stress protein: MQAIRSILVVIEPSPNESLALKRAKLIAGVTQAHLHLLICDKEHDHSALLSVLKASLLEDGHSVTTEQAWNKSLHETIIDVQQAEGCGLVVKQHFHDNPLKKALLTPEDWKLLRQCPSPVLLVKTSKPWTGGTILAAIDVGNNDPEHRVLHASIVDHGFDIAHLAKAQLHVISAHPSPMLSAADPVFQLKETIEARYREACKAFQAEFDIDDDHLHIEEGPADVLIPHIAQKLQASVTVIGTVARTGFSGALIGNTAEVVLDSLESDVLVLKPQEIMDHLEELVTSGK, from the coding sequence ATGCAAGCCATCCGCAGCATCCTGGTGGTCATTGAGCCCTCGCCCAACGAAAGCCTGGCCCTCAAACGCGCCAAGCTGATCGCCGGAGTGACCCAAGCGCACCTGCATTTGTTGATCTGCGATAAAGAGCACGATCACTCGGCGCTGTTGAGCGTGCTCAAGGCCAGCCTGCTGGAAGACGGCCATAGTGTCACCACCGAGCAAGCCTGGAACAAAAGCCTGCATGAAACCATCATCGATGTGCAGCAGGCCGAAGGCTGCGGGCTGGTGGTCAAGCAACACTTCCACGACAACCCGTTGAAAAAAGCCCTGCTGACCCCGGAAGACTGGAAGCTGCTGCGTCAGTGCCCTAGTCCGGTGTTACTGGTGAAAACCTCGAAACCCTGGACCGGCGGGACGATTCTGGCGGCCATCGACGTGGGCAACAACGACCCCGAGCACCGCGTGCTGCATGCGAGCATCGTCGATCACGGCTTCGACATCGCTCACCTGGCCAAGGCCCAGTTACACGTCATCAGCGCCCATCCGTCGCCAATGCTCTCGGCGGCCGACCCGGTGTTCCAGCTCAAGGAAACCATCGAAGCCCGCTACCGCGAAGCGTGCAAGGCGTTCCAGGCCGAGTTCGACATCGACGATGATCATCTGCATATCGAAGAAGGTCCGGCCGATGTGCTGATCCCCCACATTGCGCAAAAATTGCAGGCCTCGGTAACCGTCATCGGCACCGTGGCGCGTACCGGGTTCTCGGGGGCCTTGATCGGGAACACCGCGGAAGTGGTGCTCGATTCGCTGGAAAGCGATGTGCTGGTGCTCAAGCCACAGGAAATCATGGATCACCTGGAAGAATTGGTGACCAGCGGCAAGTAA